The DNA region GACGGCCACCATCGCTACGAAACCGCCTTGAATTACATGGCTTGGCGGGAAGAGCTGGAAGGCCCGCTTCCCGAAGACCACCCTGCCCGGTTCGTAATGATCTACCTTTGCAGCATGGAAGACCCAGGCTTGGTGATTCTTCCGGCGCACCGCATGGTGTCGAAGCTTTCGGACGAAGCATTCGCAAGGCTTGAATCCGAAGCCCCGAAATATTTCGACGTGGAAACCTTCCCCCTCACCGACCAGGGCAGGGACTCCGCCCTTTCAAAACTTACGGCCACACCCGCTGATAAAACCGGCATCGTGGTGATGACAAAGCCCGGCACAAGGCTTCTGACCGTAAAACCCGGCGTTATGGACACGCTGTTTTCTGATGTTCTCGAACCCTCGTTGCGCAGCCTGGATGTTTCCGTACTCACCCACCTGATATTTTTCACCATCCTGGGCCTTACCCAGGCGGACATGGACGACCACGACCTCATCCGCTACACCGTGAACGCGAAACTGCTTTCCGAAGAGGTGCGGGAAGGCCGCATGGCGGCGGGTTTCGTAATCAATCCCACCCGGATTTCAGAGGTTCGGGAAGTGGCCGGAGCCGGGCTCGTCATGCCGCGCAAGTCAACCTATTTCTACCCCAAGGTCGTCACGGGCCTGGTCATGAACAGTTTGCTTGCGTAGGGGCGTCCACAAGCGCGAATCGCTGTGTCAGAGCAAAGCGGGCGGGTCGTCATGTACCGTTTGTACTATTCCTCCCCGCCCGCTTTGCTCTTCCTTGCGCTTCATCGCTTGTGATCGCCCCTCGAAGCCGCGATAAAGGCAAAAGAGATTCATCGTTTTTATCCAGACTAACGCATCCGGCCGATAAAGAGGGGGGACGCTCGCCAACCCTGGCATCTCATCCTTTGTGACCGCCCCTATCGCAGGTTTAAAAAAACTGAAAATTGGTGACCCTGCCATTCCATTCATAATCCCTTTATTTTCCCGCACGTAAAAATTTTTGGGCGGCATCGCAATTTGGCCTTGACAATCGCCTGGGTGATTTATTAATTTGGCACTAAACCGACCGAACGGTCGGAAAATAATCCAACCAGTCGGTCAAACATCCTCACAAAAATTCCACCGCACCCATAACGGAAAGTTCCTTATGGCCATAAGCGAACTGGAAGAGATAAGGCGCAACCAAATTCTTCTGGCGGCCTTGAAGGTGATGTCCCAGAAGGGCTCCTTCGACGCCACCATGGAGGACATCGCCTCCGAGGCCGGTCTTTCCAAGGGGGGCCTGGCCCACTACTTCAAGAGCAAGAACGAGCTTTTCATAGCCGCGTTCCGGGAGTTCTTCGCCCAGGTTTTCGAGCGGTGCAGGTTGGGCATGGAGGTAACGGACGATCCCCTTGAAAAGCTCCTGGCCTTCGGCCTTCTTTTCGACCCGGACGAGCCCTACGTGCCCCTGGGCTACCCGATACTTTTCGACTGCATGGCAAAAGCCGCCCACGACCCGGCCTACCGGGAGGTTTTCGAGGAATGGGTGGAAGGCTGGATAGCCCTTCTGTCGGGTGCGCTTGCATTGGGAGTCGAACGCGGCCTTTTCCGGCCTCTGGACCCCGACCCGCTGGCGCGGGCCATTTCGGCCATCTACCAGGGAACAGCCGAGCGCTGGTTCCTGGCCCCCACCCGGCACTCCCGCGAGTGGGCCGTAAACGCGGTCAAAGACGCCATAACCCGCTTGATGAACCCGTATATCGTTAATCAGTAGTTGGAGGATAAAGTAAATATCCGATGAAAAGACTGTATAGGAAGCCTGGATAAAAACGATGAAGCGCAAGGAAGGTGAGCCGGAAAGGAGGGAGCGTACTCTTTCGTACGTGACCGACTTTCCGGCGAGACCTGACACCGCGATTCGCGTTTTTAGACAGGCGGCTACCCCAACACAAAAGGAGCACACAATGCCCGTTTTCGAGAATACCGAAAAAATGTACGAGGTTTTGGGAGGACTTTTCAGGGGGCTCATGGATAATCCCGAAGTGCTGAAAAACGCCATGGACGCCAAAATAACCATTCTTTTCAGCATCACGGAGCCTTCGGGCCAGATCTGGCTCTCCCACGAAAAGGGCGACGTCATCTGCGGCCCCTCCAACTTGAAACCCGACGTCACCATGACCCTTTCCGGCGACTCCTGCCACAATTTCTGGCTCAAGAAGCTCTCCCTTCCGGTGGCCATCGCAACCCGCAAGATAAAGACCCAGGGGCCGATACAAAAAGTCTTGAAACTCCTTCCGCT from Deltaproteobacteria bacterium includes:
- a CDS encoding DUF1015 domain-containing protein, which gives rise to MAQVRPFKAIVYNPKTVPDMADVVTPPYDVISPSEQDAFYGRHPKNIVRLILGKPENSDSEVCNPHTRAACFFDDWQKDGTLVNDPVPAFYLTTHEFMVDGKKIVRQGVLARLRLETFDKGVVRPHEKTFSTVKSERLSLFKRCHANFSPIFGLYPDEGGEVFKILDACCKSAAPEMDFTETVGHHHKMWRITDPATQSAFAQKLAKSEIFIADGHHRYETALNYMAWREELEGPLPEDHPARFVMIYLCSMEDPGLVILPAHRMVSKLSDEAFARLESEAPKYFDVETFPLTDQGRDSALSKLTATPADKTGIVVMTKPGTRLLTVKPGVMDTLFSDVLEPSLRSLDVSVLTHLIFFTILGLTQADMDDHDLIRYTVNAKLLSEEVREGRMAAGFVINPTRISEVREVAGAGLVMPRKSTYFYPKVVTGLVMNSLLA
- a CDS encoding TetR family transcriptional regulator — translated: MAISELEEIRRNQILLAALKVMSQKGSFDATMEDIASEAGLSKGGLAHYFKSKNELFIAAFREFFAQVFERCRLGMEVTDDPLEKLLAFGLLFDPDEPYVPLGYPILFDCMAKAAHDPAYREVFEEWVEGWIALLSGALALGVERGLFRPLDPDPLARAISAIYQGTAERWFLAPTRHSREWAVNAVKDAITRLMNPYIVNQ
- a CDS encoding SCP2 sterol-binding domain-containing protein; the protein is MPVFENTEKMYEVLGGLFRGLMDNPEVLKNAMDAKITILFSITEPSGQIWLSHEKGDVICGPSNLKPDVTMTLSGDSCHNFWLKKLSLPVAIATRKIKTQGPIQKVLKLLPLLKPAHEAYPEIAKKYNLPM